A region of Vitis vinifera cultivar Pinot Noir 40024 chromosome 15, ASM3070453v1 DNA encodes the following proteins:
- the LOC100241055 gene encoding uncharacterized protein LOC100241055, translating into MGRRQTDSELGRCALLALLFLGATSCCVVYTLLSAGLRRTPISSVLDSIESGDVLGREEAQCCRGIEHLELWGDAVKWGADFKVNSSEECCRACKAMCSGVDGPCLCDSWVFCGNREACGAKFGECWLKKQKYSFYPDRRDSGEHVMWTSGLIFGKGEGIVGLQTEYGVLHIELFPDCAPHSVAYILELLRLRHCVGCQLYRAESRGTSWDSQGNHIKSAPFGPPFALIQGTLAAHGTMFKEIPTEECPQIRRGSVAWVGSGPEFFISLANHNEWSQTYTVFGSLLPEDLEIAEKIAQLPTKLEVWSNIDVSVLDEPIRLRFIRVPFPHKQNTESSQS; encoded by the exons ATGGGTCGGAGGCAAACCGACTCAGAACTGGGCCGTTGTGCGCTTCTGGCCCTCCTCTTCCTGGGTGCAACCTCCTGTTGCGTGGTCTACACTTTACTCTCTGCAGGCCTCAGACGCACTCCCATTTCTTCTGTTTTAGACTCCATTGAGAGTGGTGATGTTTTGGGGAGAGAAGAGGCGCAGTGCTGCAGAGGGATTGAGCATTTGGAGCTCTGGGGTGATGCTGTGAAATGGGGTGCTGATTTCAAGGTCAATTCTTCAGAGGAATGTTGTAGGGCTTGCAAGGCAATGTGCAGTGGCGTGGATGGGCCGTGTTTGTGTGATTCTTGGGTGTTTTGCGGGAATAGAGAGGCTTGTGGGGCCAAGTTTGGTGAG TGTTGGCTGAAGAAACAGAAGTATTCCTTCTACCCTGATCGGCGGGACTCGGGAGAGCATGTTATGTGGACTTCTGGGCTTATCTTTGGGAAAGGAGAG GGTATTGTTGGTTTGCAAACAGAATATGGAGTTCTTCATATAGAA CTCTTCCCAGATTGTGCCCCTCATTCTGTTGCCTACATTCTTGAGTTGCTGCGATTGCGTCATTGTGTGGGTTGCCAACTTTATCGCGCAGAAAGCCGGGGGACCTCCTGGGATTCACAGGGAAATCACATAAAAAGT GCTCCATTTGGCCCTCCTTTTGCGCTGATTCAAGGAACACTTGCAGCGCATGGGACTATGTTTAAAGAAATCCCAACAGAAGAATGCCCCCAGATAAGAAGAGGATCAGTTGCATGGGTTGGTTCAGGCCCTGAATTCTTCATCAGCCTAGCAAACCACAATGAGTGGAGTCAAACATACACTGTGTTTGGTTCTCTTCTTCCAGAAGATCTGGAAATCGCTGAGAAAATCGCACAGCTTCCCACCAAACTGGAGGTATGGAGTAACATTGATGTCTCTGTACTGGATGAACCAATTCGTCTGCGCTTCATCCGAGTCCCATTCCCTCACAAACAGAACACAGAGTCTAGTCAATCTTAG
- the LOC100263384 gene encoding trihelix transcription factor ASIL2, with the protein MASTTSPAQDASLPPPQQQPSPAPPSSRRLPPPCWSHDETVALIDSYRDKWYALRRGNLRANHWQEVADAVSRRCPLSSPPKTSVQCRHKMEKLRKRYRTELQRSMNAPSHRFNSSWVHFKRMDAMEKGPSSTAAVESGSDGDDDDDDDDQDLYEDGGLKRGIGNTRSLQGLMSNGIGSGGGPGAGFRIRIPGRGNLDSPPMAKIYGNFDQNPNPSPNFGSRVLGDNDRARPAMGKRSGGGGGDPVAEMVAAIKMLGDGFAKMEQKKMDMAREVEAMRMDMEMKRTEMILESQQRIVEAFANALSEKKKKPKKMTSSPEY; encoded by the coding sequence ATGGCCAGTACGACGTCGCCCGCGCAGGACGCATCTCTGCCTCCGCCCCAGCAACAGCCCTCTCCCGCGCCACCCTCCTCCCGGCGGCTCCCACCGCCGTGCTGGTCCCACGACGAGACCGTGGCTTTGATCGATTCGTATCGGGACAAGTGGTACGCCCTCCGCCGTGGGAATCTCAGGGCCAACCACTGGCAGGAGGTCGCCGACGCCGTCTCGCGGCGGTGCCCGCTCTCCAGTCCGCCCAAGACTTCCGTACAGTGCCGCCACAAGATGGAGAAGCTCCGGAAACGCTACCGGACGGAGTTGCAGCGGTCGATGAACGCGCCGAGTCACCGGTTCAACTCGTCTTGGGTTCACTTCAAGAGGATGGATGCCATGGAGAAGGGGCCGTCCTCCACCGCCGCCGTCGAATCGGGCTCTGATGGTGACGACGATGACGACGACGATGATCAGGATTTGTATGAAGATGGTGGTCTCAAACGTGGCATTGGTAATACTCGGAGCCTCCAGGGTTTGATGAGTAACGGAATCGGCAGTGGCGGCGGACCCGGTGCCGGGTTTCGAATTCGAATCCCTGGTCGCGGGAATTTGGACTCGCCGCCTATGGCGAAGATTTATGGAAATTTTgatcaaaaccctaaccctagccCTAATTTTGGGTCCAGGGTTTTGGGGGATAACGATCGGGCGAGGCCAGCCATGGGCAAGAGAagcggtggtggtggtggagacCCGGTGGCTGAGATGGTGGCAGCGATAAAGATGTTAGGAGATGGGTTTGCGAAAATGGAGCAGAAGAAGATGGACATGGCCCGGGAGGTCGAGGCAATGCGCATGGACATGGAGATGAAGCGGACGGAGATGATTCTGGAGTCCCAACAGCGGATTGTGGAGGCATTTGCCAATGCATTAtcagagaagaagaagaagcctaAGAAAATGACCTCATCGCCGGAGTATTAG